One region of Erwinia tracheiphila genomic DNA includes:
- a CDS encoding IS1 family transposase (programmed frameshift) — MAKVDVVCPQCNETHAVRCNGHSASGAQRYICKHCSKTFQLNFSYSGAKPDTHQTIVNMAMNGSGCRDTARVLGISLNTVLRHFKKFPPKQVAENIDPETEVVICCEAGEQWPYVRCKSNPRWLFYAYDRIRKRALAHVFAPRNAPTLQRLLALLSKFNIAFYMTDAWPVYKVLLSATGHVVSKKYTQRTERHNLNLRTHIKRLTRRTICFSKSEEMHDKIIGWYLTLHHYQ; from the exons ATGGCTAAAGTTGATGTCGTCTGCCCTCAGTGCAATGAAACTCATGCTGTACGATGTAACGGACATTCAGCATCCGGCGCCCAACGTTACATCTGCAAGCATTGTTCAAAGACCTTTCAGCTCAATTTTAGCTACTCCGGTGCCAAACCAGACACACACCAGACCATTGTTAATATGGCCATGAATGGTTCCGGATGTCGCGATACCGCACGGGTCCTCGGTATCAGCCTCAATACGGTTCTGCGGCACTTTAAAAAATTTC CGCCAAAGCAGGTAGCTGAGAATATCGACCCCGAAACGGAGGTTGTTATCTGCTGTGAAGCCGGTGAACAATGGCCTTACGTGCGGTGTAAAAGCAATCCCCGGTGGTTGTTCTATGCTTATGACCGTATCCGCAAACGTGCTCTGGCCCATGTCTTCGCCCCGAGAAATGCCCCGACCCTGCAACGATTGCTGGCCCTGTTAAGCAAATTTAACATTGCCTTTTATATGACAGATGCCTGGCCGGTTTATAAAGTTCTGTTAAGTGCAACAGGCCACGTGGTGAGCAAGAAATATACCCAACGGACAGAACGACATAATCTTAATCTTCGCACACATATCAAACGACTGACCCGCAGAACAATTTGCTTTTCGAAGTCAGAGGAAATGCACGATAAGATCATCGGTTGGTATCTTACTCTTCATCATTATCAATAA
- a CDS encoding DUF943 family protein has product MRDQQVCVTTDILVNNFPYTDKGKIDWWLKNKDMFKEKYGIPKPDSDGSFTVNFWDFGDGYVETDGYDRLCFSDMKPPLNCINKNSLMFVKNGKNTGMSFWVDGGIYRVKENSKTVKSNYE; this is encoded by the coding sequence ATACGTGATCAGCAAGTCTGCGTCACGACCGATATTTTAGTTAATAACTTCCCTTATACCGACAAAGGGAAAATAGACTGGTGGCTGAAAAACAAAGATATGTTTAAAGAAAAATATGGCATTCCTAAACCAGATTCAGATGGTTCTTTTACAGTCAACTTTTGGGATTTTGGCGATGGATACGTAGAAACTGATGGTTATGACAGGCTCTGTTTTAGTGATATGAAACCACCACTAAATTGTATTAATAAAAACTCCCTTATGTTTGTTAAGAACGGTAAAAATACGGGAATGTCTTTTTGGGTCGATGGTGGAATATATCGAGTGAAAGAAAACAGTAAGACGGTAAAAAGCAATTACGAATAG